The nucleotide sequence CAAACAGGTGtcattctatcatttctttttttttctttttttaatttttcttttgaatattttcccatagttacatgtttcatgttctttccctttcccctaaaCCCCCCTtagtcaatgcacaattccactgggttttacatgtatcattgattaagacctaattccattcTATCATTTCTTGAGATTATGCCCTAGTACTGCTtttctcatcctttaaaaaaaattttttttaggcaatgggggtcaagtgacttgcccaagatcacacagctgagaagtgtctgaggccagatttgaacctatcacctcctgtctctaggcctggctctcaatctactgagctacccagctgtcccccttttctcatccttttattgactatgagggttactccatttcttctaaggGATTCTTGTCCCCATTAGAATATTAATGATCACCTGACTTAAATTCACCCAAGACCATGCATTTAAGTTCACTGACCCCCAAGGTGTTAGTTGTTTaatcttttcatctcttattAGACCACATCCAGTTTACTTTGGTTCCTAGATCTCACATCCCAGGTTCCTATGCAATATTGATCTTTACAGCATTGAACTTTCCCTTTGCCACTAGACACATCTGCAACAGTGCTTCCTTTCAGCTTTGGTCCAGCTGCTTCATTAGTCCTGGAGCTACTTTTAGTTGTCCTCTGATCTTCCCCAGTTTTGTGTTGGCCACCTTCCAAAATGAGGGACTCGTTTTCCGGGATCATATCTGTTATCACTTTGATACTGTCCATAGGAATTTCTTGGCCAAGATTCCAGAGtgctttgctctttccttctccagtgtaacCCAGCACAGCATAGCTTATGTTTCACTGAGCTGTGCAAGCCTCTCCACCATGACAAGACAGTGATCCTGGAGGGGAAGACCTTCCTGTCTTCTTATGCTGTACTGGGCTGATCAAGTGACTCATTGTGGCTTTTTATGGTCTTCCCCATGAGGATTCTGTCAGCTGCATTTTTCATATGTAATCTGGGCTTCTCTGGGCATTCTCAGGtctattatttcatattacttctgTTTACCTATCATGGTGTTGTTTATATCGTCTATTATGTGCTTAGTTGTCTATGACTTAGGTAGTGTCACCACTTTTCACAAGTTGTCTGCACCTATTAAATTGACAAAATTGAGTCATTCTTCCccgcccccccctttttttttgttcttttctgagACTGCTAACTGCTGATATCAGCATAATCCCCAATGATTGAACTAgtgaaagggaaaggattttCCTTTCCCTGTTAACCTCCTTTTACTCTGGCTCTAAGTAATGGGCCTGgggctatttgtttctgttttatggtttGTCCTCAGTTTCATGGCTGAAAGCAATCCTCTTTGGACTTGGAAGTTTGAGGTATAAGGTTACACTACTTAAATGATAGAGGACCCAAAAGGATCCATGTTAGACAGGTCCAAAGGCCCCTCAAGGGCATCTTCCATAAAAGAATTTGGCATTCCCAGAGAAGGCCAGATTACATAGATGCTTGCAGGATTTTTGTGGAGGGGAGTTTAGCTGTATTTCTGGTATTTTGGCTTTCTCTTCTTTGTGGGAAATTCTTGCTAtgtctgggcaattttctttttttatacacTCAGGGCCTGAAATGGATTCATTAAATCAAATGGATTTATTGTAGACTGTTGCTCAAAAATGAGATCtcttttgaggggcagctgggtggctcagtgaattgagagccaggcctaaagatgggaggtcttaggttcaaatctggcctcagacacttcccagctgtgtgatcctgggcaagttacttcacctccattgcctaccccttattattcttctgtttcagaaccaatacacagtattggttctgagatggttctgagacagaaggtaaaggtttaaaaacaaacaaacaaaaataaatgaaatctcttttaaaagaaaaaagccgTCAATATAGGCCAAAATTAATATGTTTATTGAACTTATTCAAAGCTGACTATTCATATTGTGAGAGGGACAGAAACGTTTTGCTACCATGGGAGGAATGGAGTGAGTAGTTTTATATCCAAACTCAAGTTGCAGAAAAATTACTTTTTCTCGAGTCAAAGATTCTAAGCAGAGCTGGGACAAGATATAAGCTGGGACaggcaaaattaaaatatagtctGTTACTGTTTAGTATCACATGGTACTTCATAACCTGTTAttgaatgttctttccatttcctttttctttctaagGCATAGAGATGGCCATCGGCTCTAAAGCAGACAGATAAAGATGCTCCTGAGGCAGAGCGTGGGAAGTGAAATAGCTATACGACTTGGATAGCCCCATGACATGAATAGTGGAATTTTTGAGCACTAAAAACATGTGCATTCATAAAGAGCAGTATTAAAAAGCACCCTTTGTTGTGTTCTTCTGAGTGTTACATCCTGGGCTTAACTTGACAACCCTTTGTTCCATCTTTGCTTTTAAGATAATCCTGTTTTAGGGTAGAGCTAAGGTTATTAGGGATGTGATCTCTCCAGACAGGGTAGCATGATGGAAGAAATCTCTCTTTTTAGAGTTCATGTGGTTCATCAATTCACTGCTGCTAAATAAACCTACAACAATGCAGAAATtataggggagggaaaaaacctACATTTTATTATGCTTCAGCATAGGTTAGGAGGTAGAAAAATGACCCTGAACCAAGATTAGAGTTTCTAATAAGCTTTTATACAAAAATTTCccagaaaaacagagaaatacttctttatttctttttaatatttaaccATCTTCTTAATTGATATGAACATGTTGCCCTCTCAGATAATGTTTTTTGTGATACAGGAAGTTCAGGAGGGGTTGGGACACTTGtagatgggatttattatgtagatatgaagaaaaataagctaaacaTAGAAGATAGTTGTGATTTTGTTTATATACaatctttttgtttatatatggaaatgcttgttttattggttttttaaaatttggaagaaaaaaaagcaaaaaatgtaaCCATTTCTATAGtctggtaggtcaaaaaagtcaCCCAGGACTAATCAAACAGATTGATTATCTCTTGCTACTTTCAGACAAGGTTGAAACTAAGATAGAACAAATTAGAAAACAGGCTAATTTATATGTTTAAATACTGAGTTTTCAAAATTCTATATTTATGAAACTATAGGGCTACCTTTTAAAGAAGTTATAATAGGCTAATTGAGAGGAGAAGATTTACATGTTACAAAAATGTGTAACAGGAGAATtcttccaaaataaaattttgggGGATGTTTAAAagatgcttattcccttcttcctctcatttAGTTTCTTATCTCAGTACTACTTCCTTATATAAGAAAGtcttatagattatatatatcttattatttctattatatatcaAAAGTTTCCCATTAATACTATCATTCCAtgaattaggttttttttttttaccagatgaAGTTAATATTAACAGAAAATGGGCTTTAGTTACTCAAAATGTTCTAAGAGGAATAAAATTGAATAGCATAATAGTGCTGAATAAAGGGAGAATGAAAATTTCACTTCAAAATGGAGAGATAAAGAGTTAGAGGAATAAAAAGTCCTCTGAACAACTTTCCCTCTATCTCACTAATCCTGCCAATTCCTACAACAAAGGAAGAAGTAATAGAGTTGAAAAAAGATTTGCAAGGCCTGAAAAGTAGAGTGGGTAGAGGAtgaaaatatggagaaaaagGATGCAAAATGGAAAGATGAGTCCATAGGAATGTAATTAAGGACAGATGAGATGAAACCATTGTTGGGACAAGTAAGAATGGAGATGAAGTGGAGAGGCTCTGAGCTATAAAGAGATGAGGAGCTGATATCTCAAGAGAAATTAgagatttttttactttctgcttcttttcatttctctttcttccctcaaggCAAAATGTCTCATGCTATGGAGTACActcttttcctgtttctcctttTGGATCTGACTAACTTCTTCCAAGCCCAGACATTCAACACTATCCTTGTGGACTACCCCAGGGCCTTCGTTCCATTTAACCAGTACTGTAACGTGATGATGAAGAGCAGAAATTTTAATATAAGACGACAATGCCGGTCAAATGACACTTTCATCCATGATTCTTTTATCAGCCTTAAAGAACTTTGCCAAACTGCATTTGTGCCCTGTGGAAATGGCCTAAAGCAGTGTCACCAGAGCTCCCCAGTGAATGTGACTCATTGCCTTCTCCTACCAAATACCCATTATCCGGACTGTCAGTATAGTATGAAGTTccaggaacaaaagatcaagatcaTATGTTGGAAGAATCGTCCTTTCTACCTGGTTCCGTAGATCCATCTCTTCTCCCAGGTATCTGACCTGAAGACCTCAACCATCTATGAAAAATTCTTCCCTGATTTCCTAGCtaccatatttcttttatttccccttttctgAGACAATGTAATCTCCTTAATAGCAGAGACTGTTCTAGTGCCTATCACAGTGTCTGACTGATAGTAGTCAATAAAAGCTTGATAATGGTTTGATCTTGCagctaatttttaagaaatttgagTGGGGGGCCTTAGAGAGAAAGTCTTTCTTTAAAGCACCTTCACAACTACTATGCTTCATAGTCTACATTTGGGACCTTTTACTCTATTCCACCCAAACCACAAGTAGAGGGTATCTTTTGTATGAATTCTCTGcatttcatttcttcccttatttccttttctctctctccctagagGATGGAGTGATGAAGTAAGGGAAATAAAAAGTGTTGGGAGGGCACCGTGGCAATCTACTTAGGAAAGAGCTTGATCCTATAGAGTAGATGCTCAACCCACTCTCCTCCAAAGAACTCCTTCTCCACCTTATCTTAGTCACACACAAAGATGGCCATATCCTCGATCTTTCCATTACCTACAAATGTACCACCTCCATGTTTAAGAATTCCACAATTCCCATATCTTACTGTAATCTATTGGCTTTTTAACCTTTCTCTCCACCTTTCCTTATATAACTTTACTCATCATTCTCACTGTGATTTTTAATCTCTTGACATCTCAGTTCTCTCACAGACCATCTCCTGTGccctagttattttttttcttctactcccTATCTTGTGTCCTTgatgaaccaattcaactctataCTGCCTCTTCCTTTGATTCTCTAGCCCCCTTCTCATATCGCCAATTATGTCCAGCCAAGCTTCAGCCTTTAGTCGCTCTCACCATTCTTCATCTTCGTGCTTATACTCATGCTGCTGAATAAAGGTGGAGAAAAATCATGCATCTCTCATGTTGTACATTTATCAAGGATTTAATAACATCAATACTAAACTACCACAGCTAGCTAATTAGCATTGATagggtgctttaaggtttgtaaagtgattttaaaatatctcattttatcctcaaagcaATCAtggagaggtagatgctattattatccctagcCTATGAATGAGGAAAAGGCAGCCGAAGGTCTCATTCCTTTGAGAGATGTTCCACACAGTCTGACTGGGTCCATAGAAATTTGTGTTACAAAACCCCAACTATACCCTCACTCCTTCTAGGCAATCCCTTCATATCTCCCATATCATCGCACCAACCCACTTCCCAGTGGTTCTTCCAAACCTTTCCATTCTTTCCCAAACCTCTTATGGCTTCTCCTCCTTCCActttctcagctgagaaccttacCTTGGAAATATTTGAGGCAAAAAATCACATTCTCTGTGAACTTCTTCATATCTTTTTTCACTTAAGTGTTTTTTTTactgctttttcctttttcacccatttctctctctatttcttatgGTGAAGTGACTTTACTCCTTACTATGGCTAATCCTCTACCTGTTCAAGTGAACCCATTCCATGCCATCTCCACCAACAGATTGCTCTCCCTCTTATTCCCATTCTTATTTGTTTtcaatctcttcctctctattaGCTCATTTCTTGCTGCTTATAATAAGCATGTCCATATCTCTCTTGTCCTATTTGCTTATAATGTGGTGAAGAAAAGGACTTTTGCTTGACTACTGCATCTGAACTTGGAGTGTATACAGAAGACATCAACTGGCCAAATTTTATTCCTGATAGTGATCAAGGCAACACCTGTTGTAAGCATCTGAAAAGGGAGAGTAGTAACACCACATAAAGAAGACATTTACATTCAAAATGAAACTGGTAAAGAAACATATCAAACTCAACAGGAAGATCAGCAAGAAAAGTTGTGGAATGGGGAGAATTAAGAGGGAGGACAATACCAGGGAAGAAATAAGTTCTAGGAGGACATTAAAAGGGAGTATGGAGAAGAAATGTAAAGAATTAGAATCCAAGGAGATTCCCCTAGATTTCTTTTTAGGTAGTTGGGggtggctggacaaattgtggcatatgggtataatggaatattattgtcctgtaagaaatgatgattttaGAGAATTCCAAATAGTATGAATTGACACAGTgatatgagcagaaccaggagaacaatttatgcaatgaCAAGACCACTGTAAAGAAAGACAACACTGAGAGAATTGAGAAAGTTGATTAAAGCAATAGCCAACCATTTCTCTATGGGAGATGTAATAAGTAAGCTGCACAGTTTTGATGTTaacatgaagaattttttttatacttAAACACAAGGAGTGTGAAATGGTGATTCACAGTTTTAAACAAAATCCTTTTTTGTGTTCTGTTGTATTTATACTTTGGTTGTTCAGatattttagttgtgtctaattctttgtgaccccatttggagttttcttgtcaaagatattgaaggggtttatcatttccttctccatctaagcttacagatgaggaaactgaagtaaacaggattAATAGGACcttgacttttccagggtcacacagctaaaaagtatctgaggctagatttgaactcaggaagatgagtcttcctgacttcaggcctggcattctatgcaCTATGCTACTTAGCTGACTGGTACATCTATAGAAAATTACTTTTTGGAATTTTATTTCtgattgaaaataaaatgaaaaacaaaaccacaataaaaatgctgtttctttttctttctttttttctacattctctttcatatttctttgcTTGTTGAAAGCTACCTCTTGCTTTCCCCCCTCATTTAGACATGTCTGGTACAGGAAGGGGTAATGGTGAGTTGGAGGAGGTAAGATGATTCTGACAGCTGTATGAAGATAGACTAGAGAGGAGAGACCCTGGAGATAGGGATCTCAGTTAAAAATC is from Gracilinanus agilis isolate LMUSP501 chromosome 2, AgileGrace, whole genome shotgun sequence and encodes:
- the LOC123234127 gene encoding ribonuclease pancreatic-like, whose amino-acid sequence is MSHAMEYTLFLFLLLDLTNFFQAQTFNTILVDYPRAFVPFNQYCNVMMKSRNFNIRRQCRSNDTFIHDSFISLKELCQTAFVPCGNGLKQCHQSSPVNVTHCLLLPNTHYPDCQYSMKFQEQKIKIICWKNRPFYLVP